The DNA sequence ACTGGCACTGTTCCCACTGCATTTGTGGTTACCCAATGCCTATGCCTACGCGCCGTCAATCGTGACCGCATTTTTGGCGGCTACGGCAACGAAAGTCGCGGTTTATCTGCTGATTCGTTTTCACTTTTCCGTGTTTGGGGTCGGTTTTGCCGCGTCCGTATTGCCGTTGCATAGCATATTTCTGGTGCTAGGCCTGGCGGGGGTGTTCGTGGCGTCTCTGGTGGCGATTCAGCAGCCCAATGTGAAACGTTTGTTCGCCTATTCCAGTGTGGCGCAGATCGGTTACATGATTATTGGTATCGGCATTGGTTCTGCTACCGGATTACAGGCAACCTTGCTTCACCTTTTCAATCATGCACTGATGAAGGGAGCGCTTTTTCTAGCATTGGCAGCAGTTGTGTTCCGTTTTGGCAGTGCCGATATACGACATTTCGAAGGGCTGGGCCAGCGCATGCCCTGGACCATGGCAATTATCGTGATTGGCGGTCTGAGTTTAATTGGTGTGCCCGGCACGGTTGGTTTCATCAGCAAGTGGTATCTGGTTCTGGCGGCCCTCGAACGCGACTGGTGGCCACTGGTTATTGCCGTGCTACTGGGTTCCCTGCTCGCTGTTATTTATATATGGCGACTGGTGGAAGTGGCTTACTTCAGGAAAGGTGAGAATGAAGTCTGCAGAGAGGCGCCGCTGTCGCTATTGATACCAACTGCCATATTGGCACTGGCGAATATCTACTTTGGGATCGACACGCGCCTGCCGGTCTATCTATCGGATAGTGCGGCACAAATGCTGTTCGGAGGTGGCCCGTGACAGCACTTCTGGCCCTGCAACTTACTCTGGTCGTGCCACTTTGCGGGGCATTGCTGATCGCCCTGTGTGGCCGTTGGCCTAATTTCAGGGAAGCGATAACTCTGTCTACGGCGGGCCTGCTCTTCTATCTGGTGATACAGGTATTCGGTGCCGTTGAACGCGGTGGAGATGAGGCTACTGCACTTTATGTAGAGTTGTGGCAGATTTTGCCCGGCCTGCACATTGCCCTTCACTCGGAACCCCTGTCGATTCTTTTTGCGCTGGTGGCCAGTGGGCTGTGGATTGTCACTTCGGTTTATTCGATCGGCTATATGCGCGCCAATCAGGAAAAGCGCCAAACCCAGTTTTAT is a window from the Porticoccus hydrocarbonoclasticus MCTG13d genome containing:
- a CDS encoding monovalent cation/H+ antiporter subunit D family protein, producing the protein MLSHLPILQVIVPLLAAPACLLLDRARAAWLLACMASLVSVVISGLLVFQVHQFGTLSYSLGGWDAPWGIEYRIDLLSAYVLLIVSGIGALMMLAANTAIRIEIPSERQPLFYVLYMLCLAGLLGIVATGDIFNVFVFLEISSLATYALIAQGRDRRALWAAYQYLIVGTIGATFILIGIGFLYSLTGTLNMQDLANRLPALENSATAFTAFAFLMVGVCLKLALFPLHLWLPNAYAYAPSIVTAFLAATATKVAVYLLIRFHFSVFGVGFAASVLPLHSIFLVLGLAGVFVASLVAIQQPNVKRLFAYSSVAQIGYMIIGIGIGSATGLQATLLHLFNHALMKGALFLALAAVVFRFGSADIRHFEGLGQRMPWTMAIIVIGGLSLIGVPGTVGFISKWYLVLAALERDWWPLVIAVLLGSLLAVIYIWRLVEVAYFRKGENEVCREAPLSLLIPTAILALANIYFGIDTRLPVYLSDSAAQMLFGGGP